Proteins encoded within one genomic window of Trichomycterus rosablanca isolate fTriRos1 chromosome 7, fTriRos1.hap1, whole genome shotgun sequence:
- the hes2.1 gene encoding transcription factor HES-2.1: MSPNMISISSAHSFSSRMTVAQRKEANALRKTLKPLMEKRRRARINESINKLKALIVPLVGKDTSRYSKLEKADVLEMTVRYFKDLPSSPVKAQADSYRQGYEACLQRVSALLPRTSLDQETCARVHDFIQQSMRSVPACHKCNKQTPSKLSSIQQERPLSQKSNLIPQSDNRASIIESNSARAQVAPQAAMQNMWRPW; encoded by the exons ATGAGCCCCAATATGATCTCCATCTCCAGTGCCCACTCATTCAGCTCCAGAATGACTGTGGCTCAGAGAAAAGAAGCAAATGCACTTAGAAAG ACTCTGAAACCCTTAATGGAAAAGAGAAGGCGCGCTCGCATCAATGAGAGCATCAACAAGTTAAAGGCGCTCATTGTACCTCTGGTCGGCAAAGAT ACTTCACGCTATTCAAAGCTGGAGAAAGCCGACGTTCTTGAAATGACCGTTAGATACTTCAAAGATCTCCCATCCTCACCAGTTAAAG CACAAGCAGACAGTTACAGACAGGGCTATGAAGCCTGCCTGCAGCGCGTCTCCGCGCTTCTCCCACGCACGAGCCTAGACCAAGAAACCTGCGCGCGCGTGCACGACTTCATCCAACAGTCAATGCGCTCGGTCCCGGCCTGCCACAAGTGCAACAAACAGACCCCCAGCAAGCTCTCATCCATCCAGCAAGAGCGACCGCTGAGCCAGAAGTCAAACCTGATCCCACAAAGCGATAACCGTGCAAGCATCATTGAATCGAATTCTGCCAGAGCTCAGGTTGCACCCCAGGCTGCCATGCAGAACATGTGGAGACCCTGGTAG